A genomic region of Alistipes megaguti contains the following coding sequences:
- a CDS encoding GH92 family glycosyl hydrolase: protein MKQFWILACALGAAACCETPQPQTALRPSEYVTTLMGTQSEFALSTGNTYPAVALPWGMNFWTPQTGKMGDGWAYTYNAHTIRGLKQTHQPSPWINDYGQFAVMPVRGNDKLDEESRQSWFSHQSEEAKPYYYSVYLADHDIVAEVTPTERAAVMRFTFPESGESGVVVDAFDCGSRVEMVDDHTLAGYTTRNSGGVPENFRNWFVIRFDKPFSAVELTDNPASYKAGSRLLKPEGGKSAEGDHAVAKVHFTTHRGERVTLRIASSFISPEQALRNLETELGADDFETVKAKAQARWDEVLGRIEVSGGSVDQLRTFYSCLYRSTLFPRKFYEMDAAGNPIHYSPYNGEVRPGYMYTDTGFWDTFRCLFPLLNLVYPSINAEIQAGLANTWRESGFLPEWASPGHRGCMVGNNSASVVSDAILKGITPAEDVEELYDAMLSGRTQVHPTVSSTGRLGHEYYNSLGYVPYNVGINENVARTLEYAYDDWCIAQVARKLGRTEDAELLEKAAQNYRNVFDPETRLMRGRNEDGTFQTPFSPYKWGDAYTEGNAWHYTWSVFHDVEGLAELMGGKAEFSKMLDSVFVVPPIYDDSYYGQRIHEITEMQVANMGNYAHGNQPAQHMIYLYDYAGKPAKAQYWVREVMNRLYKAQPDGYCGDEDNGQTSAWYVFSALGFYPVCPGADEYAVGAPLFRHATIHLENGQKIEIEAPQNSPENRYVGKMSFDGKPLAEPFLRYSELKEGATVRFDMQAGPAAE, encoded by the coding sequence ATGAAACAATTTTGGATCCTGGCCTGCGCCCTGGGAGCGGCGGCCTGCTGCGAGACTCCGCAGCCGCAAACGGCCCTGCGCCCGAGCGAGTACGTCACCACGCTCATGGGCACGCAGTCGGAATTCGCCCTCTCGACGGGCAACACCTATCCGGCCGTAGCCCTACCGTGGGGCATGAACTTCTGGACGCCCCAGACGGGCAAGATGGGCGACGGCTGGGCCTACACCTACAACGCCCACACCATCCGCGGACTGAAACAGACCCACCAGCCCTCGCCGTGGATCAACGACTACGGCCAGTTTGCGGTGATGCCCGTGCGCGGCAACGACAAGCTGGACGAGGAGTCGCGTCAGAGCTGGTTCTCGCACCAGTCCGAAGAGGCAAAGCCCTATTACTATTCGGTCTACCTGGCCGACCATGACATCGTGGCCGAGGTGACCCCGACCGAACGGGCCGCCGTGATGCGCTTCACCTTCCCCGAATCCGGAGAGTCGGGCGTCGTCGTCGACGCCTTCGACTGCGGTTCGCGCGTGGAGATGGTCGACGACCACACCCTGGCCGGCTACACGACGCGCAACAGCGGCGGCGTGCCCGAAAACTTCCGCAACTGGTTTGTCATCCGCTTCGACAAGCCCTTCTCGGCCGTCGAACTGACGGACAACCCCGCCTCCTACAAGGCCGGCAGCCGGCTGCTCAAGCCCGAGGGCGGCAAGTCCGCGGAGGGCGACCATGCCGTAGCCAAGGTGCACTTCACGACCCACCGCGGTGAACGGGTGACGTTGCGCATCGCCTCGTCGTTCATCTCGCCGGAGCAGGCTCTTCGCAACCTCGAAACCGAACTCGGAGCGGATGATTTCGAGACGGTGAAGGCGAAGGCGCAGGCGCGCTGGGACGAGGTGCTCGGACGTATCGAGGTCTCGGGCGGCAGTGTCGACCAGCTGCGCACCTTCTACTCGTGTCTCTACCGCTCGACGCTCTTCCCGCGCAAGTTTTACGAGATGGATGCCGCGGGGAATCCGATCCATTACAGCCCCTACAACGGTGAGGTGCGGCCCGGATACATGTACACCGACACGGGCTTCTGGGATACGTTCCGCTGTCTGTTCCCGCTGCTGAATCTGGTCTATCCGTCCATCAACGCCGAGATCCAGGCCGGACTGGCCAACACGTGGCGCGAGAGCGGCTTTCTGCCCGAGTGGGCATCGCCCGGACACCGCGGCTGCATGGTGGGCAACAACTCGGCATCGGTCGTCTCGGACGCCATTCTGAAGGGCATCACCCCGGCCGAAGATGTCGAGGAACTCTATGACGCCATGCTGAGCGGCCGCACGCAGGTTCATCCGACCGTATCGTCAACCGGCCGCCTCGGCCACGAGTACTACAATTCGCTGGGATACGTCCCCTACAACGTCGGGATCAACGAAAACGTGGCCCGCACGCTGGAGTATGCCTACGACGACTGGTGCATTGCCCAGGTGGCCCGCAAGCTGGGCCGCACGGAGGATGCCGAACTGCTCGAAAAGGCGGCGCAGAACTACCGCAACGTCTTCGACCCGGAGACGCGGCTCATGCGCGGCCGCAACGAGGACGGCACGTTCCAGACGCCGTTCAGCCCCTACAAGTGGGGCGACGCCTACACCGAAGGCAATGCCTGGCACTACACGTGGTCGGTCTTCCACGACGTCGAGGGTCTCGCAGAGTTGATGGGCGGCAAAGCCGAATTCTCGAAAATGCTGGATTCGGTCTTCGTCGTTCCGCCCATTTACGACGACAGCTACTACGGACAGCGCATCCACGAGATCACCGAGATGCAGGTGGCCAACATGGGCAACTACGCCCACGGCAACCAGCCCGCGCAGCACATGATCTACCTCTACGACTACGCCGGCAAACCGGCCAAGGCCCAGTATTGGGTGCGTGAGGTGATGAACCGCCTCTACAAGGCGCAGCCCGACGGTTACTGCGGCGACGAGGACAACGGCCAGACCTCGGCCTGGTATGTCTTCTCGGCCCTGGGATTCTATCCCGTTTGCCCGGGAGCGGACGAGTATGCCGTCGGAGCACCGTTGTTCCGCCACGCGACGATCCATCTGGAGAACGGCCAAAAGATCGAGATCGAGGCCCCGCAGAACAGCCCCGAAAACCGCTATGTCGGCAAGATGTCGTTCGACGGAAAGCCGCTGGCAGAACCCTTCCTGCGCTATTCGGAGCTGAAGGAGGGCGCCACGGTCCGCTTCGACATGCAGGCCGGACCCGCCGCCGAATAA
- a CDS encoding S1/P1 nuclease — MKRLILFALTLLISTTAFGWGQKGHDVTAAIAERHLTRKAAKKIGQLLDGQSPVYWSNWMDNASHTPEYARTKTWHYLNVEHGQTFDEARRIPEGDVLRAVEEITSTLKAGGLTPAEEAVKLRMLIHLVGDMHCPMHLGRLSDLGGNRRAVRFFGRPTNLHSVWDTDLPEAGHRWSYSEWAKQVDRLPKSEQRREEAGTPEAWARETHALCTEVYDASPQGAEISYDYVARFTPVVERQLLRAGLRLARLLNEIYG, encoded by the coding sequence ATGAAACGACTGATTCTGTTCGCGTTGACACTTCTGATCTCCACCACGGCTTTCGGTTGGGGGCAGAAGGGTCACGACGTGACGGCCGCCATTGCCGAACGCCACCTGACGCGAAAAGCAGCCAAAAAGATCGGGCAGCTGCTCGACGGACAGTCGCCCGTCTATTGGTCGAACTGGATGGACAATGCCAGCCATACGCCTGAATATGCACGAACGAAGACGTGGCACTATCTGAATGTCGAGCATGGACAGACGTTCGACGAGGCCCGTCGTATTCCCGAGGGAGATGTGCTGCGGGCCGTCGAGGAGATCACCTCCACGCTGAAGGCCGGGGGTCTGACACCCGCCGAGGAAGCCGTCAAACTGCGGATGCTGATCCACCTGGTGGGGGACATGCACTGCCCGATGCACTTGGGCCGGCTGAGCGATCTGGGCGGCAACCGCCGCGCGGTACGCTTCTTTGGCCGGCCGACCAACCTCCACTCGGTCTGGGACACGGATCTGCCCGAGGCGGGGCACCGGTGGAGCTACTCGGAGTGGGCGAAGCAGGTGGACCGACTGCCGAAATCCGAGCAGCGCAGGGAGGAGGCCGGGACCCCCGAAGCGTGGGCCCGCGAAACCCATGCCTTGTGCACGGAGGTCTACGACGCCTCGCCCCAGGGGGCGGAGATCTCCTACGACTACGTAGCGCGTTTCACCCCGGTGGTCGAACGGCAACTGCTGCGCGCCGGATTGCGATTGGCCCGGCTGCTGAACGAAATCTACGGATAG
- the rho gene encoding transcription termination factor Rho, with protein MQDLKALEGKTLAELREIAKALGIGNVMVKKRELMEKIAGVAAEGAPEEAPAAEAASRPDAAPQTGEAPKAKRGRRPRLAKVEAASEAVSAPEAARPAEPQEAAGSEATSEAAPEETAEHAPKAPRFQKGQRRNRTEKKQMTPDPELQMEPAAVSEAASLPEASQPAAVPENTPESTPAEPKRRGRKPKNQQQPQQATTADSQPQQPHTAEAASRSLDDEIITKDDFAGEIEGEGVLEIMPDGYGFLRSADYNYLNSPDDIYVSPSQIKLFGLKPGDTVNGTIRPPKEGEKYFPLVRVNEINGLKPEYIRDRVQFEYMTQLFPSEKFCLTGNGHNNMSTRIVDLFSPIGKGQRALIVAQPKTGKTMLLQSIANAIADNHPEVYMIVLLIDERPEEVTEMARNVKAEVVASTFDEQASRHVKVAEMVLEKAKRMVECGHDVVIFLDSITRLARAYNSVQPASGKVLSGGVDANALHKPKRFFGAARNTEEKGSLTIIATALIDTGSKMDEVIFEEFKGTGNMELQLDRKLANKRVYPAVDVIASGTRREDLLLPRNVMNRTWVLRKYLSDMTPVEAMEFLQKQMGLTDTNEEFLATMNH; from the coding sequence ATGCAGGATCTGAAAGCGCTCGAAGGAAAAACGCTGGCCGAATTGCGTGAAATCGCAAAAGCGCTCGGCATTGGGAATGTGATGGTGAAAAAGCGCGAATTGATGGAAAAGATAGCCGGCGTGGCCGCAGAAGGCGCCCCGGAAGAGGCCCCCGCAGCGGAGGCGGCGTCCCGTCCGGATGCAGCCCCGCAGACCGGCGAGGCTCCGAAGGCCAAACGGGGACGTCGTCCGCGTCTGGCCAAGGTTGAAGCGGCCTCGGAAGCGGTTTCCGCCCCGGAGGCAGCCCGCCCCGCAGAACCGCAGGAGGCGGCCGGGAGTGAGGCAACATCGGAAGCGGCTCCGGAGGAGACGGCGGAACATGCGCCGAAGGCCCCGCGTTTCCAGAAGGGACAGCGACGGAACCGGACAGAGAAGAAGCAGATGACACCCGACCCCGAACTTCAGATGGAGCCGGCCGCCGTATCGGAAGCGGCTTCGCTGCCGGAGGCATCCCAGCCGGCAGCCGTCCCGGAAAACACTCCGGAAAGCACCCCGGCCGAACCCAAGCGCCGGGGCCGCAAGCCCAAAAACCAGCAGCAGCCCCAGCAGGCGACAACGGCAGATTCACAGCCGCAGCAGCCCCACACGGCGGAAGCCGCGTCCCGCTCGCTGGATGACGAGATCATCACCAAGGACGACTTCGCCGGTGAAATCGAGGGCGAGGGCGTGCTGGAGATCATGCCCGACGGCTACGGATTCCTCCGCTCGGCCGACTACAACTACCTCAATTCACCGGACGACATCTACGTCTCGCCCTCGCAGATCAAGCTCTTCGGACTGAAGCCGGGCGATACGGTCAACGGTACGATCCGTCCGCCGAAGGAGGGCGAAAAGTACTTCCCGCTGGTGCGCGTGAACGAGATCAACGGACTGAAACCCGAATACATCCGCGACCGCGTGCAGTTCGAATACATGACGCAGTTGTTCCCGAGCGAAAAGTTCTGCCTGACGGGCAACGGACACAACAACATGTCGACACGTATCGTCGACCTCTTCTCGCCGATCGGCAAGGGGCAGCGAGCCCTGATCGTCGCCCAGCCCAAGACGGGTAAGACGATGCTGCTGCAGTCGATCGCCAACGCCATTGCGGACAACCACCCGGAGGTCTACATGATCGTGCTGCTGATCGACGAGCGTCCGGAGGAGGTGACCGAGATGGCCCGCAACGTGAAGGCCGAAGTCGTTGCCTCGACCTTCGACGAGCAGGCTTCGCGCCACGTGAAGGTGGCCGAAATGGTCCTCGAGAAGGCCAAGCGCATGGTCGAGTGCGGCCACGACGTGGTGATCTTCCTCGACTCGATCACGCGTCTGGCCCGGGCCTACAACTCCGTACAGCCGGCCTCGGGCAAGGTCCTCTCGGGAGGTGTCGACGCCAACGCCCTGCACAAACCCAAGCGCTTCTTCGGTGCCGCCCGCAACACGGAGGAGAAGGGTTCGCTGACGATCATCGCCACGGCCCTGATCGACACCGGCTCGAAAATGGACGAGGTGATCTTCGAGGAGTTCAAGGGTACGGGCAACATGGAGCTGCAGCTGGACCGCAAACTGGCCAACAAACGTGTCTACCCGGCCGTCGACGTCATCGCTTCGGGTACGCGCCGCGAGGATCTGCTGCTGCCGCGTAACGTGATGAACCGCACGTGGGTGCTGCGCAAATACCTCTCGGACATGACGCCCGTCGAGGCCATGGAGTTCCTCCAGAAGCAGATGGGACTCACCGACACGAACGAGGAGTTCCTCGCCACGATGAATCATTAG